The sequence CACAAAACCCGTGGTTGGGAAATCCTTGCGCAGCGGGTGCCCGTCAAAACCGTAGTCGGTCAGGATGCGGCGTAGATCGCCATGGCCCGAAAACAGGATTCCATAGAGATCATAGGCCTCACGCTCGAACCATTCGGCGCCCTTGAAGACGCCGGTGATGCTGGGAACGGGCGTCACGTCGTCCGTCATGACCTTCACCCGGACACGCTGGTTCAGGTATGGGCTCATGAAATGGTAGACGACGTCGAAGCGCTCGTCCCTGGCAGGATAGTCGGCACCGCAGATATCGACAAAGCTGACGAAACGGCAGCGCGGATCGTCACGCAGGAAAGTGGCGATCGCCACGATTGCGTCTTTTTCCGCATTCAGGGTCAGTTCGCCGAAAGCGACTTCCTGGGAGACAATCGCCGAGCCGAGGGCACGAGTGATGTGCTCGCCAAGGTCCATGAGCGGATCGACCTGGGTTACTTCATCCATTCTGGCTGACCCTAGCGTTCAATGGTGCCGGTGCGGCGAATTTTCTTTTGCAGCAACAGGATGCCGTAAAGAAGCGCTTCGGCGGTGGGCGGACAGCCCGGAACATAGATATCCACCGGCAAGACGCGATCGCAGCCGCGCACCACCGAGTAAGAATAGTGGTAGTAGCCCCCGCCATTGGCGCAGCTGCCCATCGAGATGACATAGCGCGGCTCGGGCATCTGGTCGTAGACCTTGCGAAGCGCGGGCGCCATCTTGTTGGTCAGCGTACCGGCAACAATCAGCACGTCGGACTGGCGCGGCGAAGCACGCGGTGCGGTACCGAAGCGCTCGATGTCATAGCGCGGCATCGACATCTGCATCATCTCGACCGCGCAGCAGGCCAAACCCGTCTGCATCCACATCAGTGAGCCGGTGCGGGCCCAGGTGACCAGCTGGGAAACCGTCGAAACAAGGAAGCCCTTGTCGGCCAGCTCGTCGGTGACGTCAGTGAAGAACGGGTCGGTTGCACCAGCGGGCTTGTTGGTCCGCGGATCGATGAGGCCGGTGGGGCGTGGAGCGATCAGCGTTCCGTTCTGTTCGCTCAATCCCATTCCAGGGCCCCTTTCCGCCATTCATAGATAAAGCCGACGGTCAAAACGCCGAGAAAGATCATCATCGACCAGAAGCCGAACCAACCGACTTCTCTGAACACCACGGCCCACGGGAAGAGGAACGCGACTTCCAGGTCGAAGATGATGAAGAGAATCGAGACCAGGTAGAATCGGACGTCGAACTTCATGCGCGCGTCGTCAAAAGCCTCAAAGCCGGCTTCGAATGCCGAGACCTTCTCCGGATCGGGGTTCTTGACCGCGACGATGAAGGGGGCAACCAGCAAAGCCAGGCCAATTAGGCCGGCAACGGCGAGAAAGATGACAATGGGCAGATAGTCGCTGAGCAAATCAGTCATGCGGCAGCCTGTTTCTATTCCGGCCGGGCGACCGGGTGCGAGGGTTGCGCAGGCAATTGGGGCGAGCGAACCAACGCAAACGTTGATGGCTTGGGCTTAGACCTTTGCCTATCCGGTTTCAAGGGAAAGAAAATATGACTAGAATAATCATATAACCAGTTGGCTTAAGCCTGCAACAATGGCCCTGTCAGCTCCGCCGTGG comes from Devosia oryziradicis and encodes:
- a CDS encoding NADH-quinone oxidoreductase subunit C, with product MDEVTQVDPLMDLGEHITRALGSAIVSQEVAFGELTLNAEKDAIVAIATFLRDDPRCRFVSFVDICGADYPARDERFDVVYHFMSPYLNQRVRVKVMTDDVTPVPSITGVFKGAEWFEREAYDLYGILFSGHGDLRRILTDYGFDGHPLRKDFPTTGFVEVRYDETRKRVVYEPVKLMQEYRSFDYLSPWEGTDYVLPGDEKAKQ
- a CDS encoding NuoB/complex I 20 kDa subunit family protein: MGLSEQNGTLIAPRPTGLIDPRTNKPAGATDPFFTDVTDELADKGFLVSTVSQLVTWARTGSLMWMQTGLACCAVEMMQMSMPRYDIERFGTAPRASPRQSDVLIVAGTLTNKMAPALRKVYDQMPEPRYVISMGSCANGGGYYHYSYSVVRGCDRVLPVDIYVPGCPPTAEALLYGILLLQKKIRRTGTIER
- a CDS encoding NADH-quinone oxidoreductase subunit A, producing the protein MTDLLSDYLPIVIFLAVAGLIGLALLVAPFIVAVKNPDPEKVSAFEAGFEAFDDARMKFDVRFYLVSILFIIFDLEVAFLFPWAVVFREVGWFGFWSMMIFLGVLTVGFIYEWRKGALEWD